The genomic segment TGGCAGCCAGGCTACTCTGAATATACGTGTGTCATTAACAGCAGATGTGGCTCCGTCAATATTCATGAGAAGAGGCAGTGACCACTTATATTCTAAATACGATGGCACACAGTTGGCCTAAGAGGATCCAACCTGAGTGCCAATAGCTTTTGTCTTCATTAGGATGAACGGTGAGTTCAGTGTTAATGCAGCATATGTTTTGGTGAAAGTGGAATTTCCCTCCACCACGTCCTCTACATACGACAACATCAAATTAGTGGACCTGACCTGAGAACCTAAATGACAATGGCTCTATAACATTGTTCAGAGCCGTTAGTCAGGACATGCAGAGAAGCTGAAGTAAGCCCCAGTCCTCCTGGTGATGTCATACCCAGTGTGGCCCTTGTGCTCCACTCCATTTAAAAACTGTCTGTGAGCCAAATGTCAGGAAGGCAAGTGTCGTCATGAAAAACAGAGCCGGGTCCATTCATCAGAGCCTCCGCAGCACCAGAGGATGTTTCTTCACCTGACGTCAGACCTCCTTCAGCAGCTGAAGGCACTCAGCCTGCTGCTCCGGAGAGAAGGGTTCACAGTACAGCTGGTGCCTGGTCGTCTGCACAGAGCACCACTGTCACTGGCTGCTCTGCTGGCAAGGTCAGGAATGCTTCTTACTGAAATAAAGTCTGctcttttttaatataaattgATAAAAGTGGTATGTTGATGATGTCTTTACACAGTTACCTAGAAGCTTGAATGTTCCTGAATTGTAAACAATGCCTGTAATGAGTGATGTTTTTTAATTCAggtcaaaacatgttttcagtaCGTGCTCACACTGTGTAGTTTGGAAGGTACCATTctgaaaagtatttttaaaaataagaataaaaagaacTATaaaaaactgacgctttgggattttattatatttttgtttgtttatatttattttatttatatcccaaagcatctttttttgttgttgttgtttttcttaatattttcttcccttttctggGTTTTATTGAAAGGACAGGTTGGGCTGCGGTGGCGAGGGCAGGGCCTCTGTGCAGGGGCAGAACTGAGCTACTGAGGGAGGATGTCATGGTTCCACTTATGGAGATTATATTGCAGACTTATGTGGATTTATGTCCTTCAGCTTTGGCAGGATGGAGACAGAAGTCCTGAGGGCTGCTTCCCCCCTCTCCGCTCCGTGCAGTTGGCGAGGTGGCCATGTTTGGTATCTCAGAACTCCACCTTCATGGAGCTTTCCCAACACATCCCGCTGCTGACTTCTCTTCTGTGAAAGAAGCCAACAGGACATAGCTCGGACTGATACTGCCAAGCAAATGTCTGAATCACAAGTGCTCTGGAGGCAACTCCTCagaccctgctggaaaaaccagcagagaccagcaccaaaacccaACATAtactggttttggtgctggtctatgctggtttttccagcaggagAGGTGAAGTAGGAAGggaggaccacacacacacacacacacacacacacacacacacacacacaaaacagatgtTACAATAAAACTCATTTAATTACACGAGTATGATTTGAATGAACTCTATATACAAGTGAACTTATTTATACTCTGGTCATTCACTCTGTCTGAAGTAATGAGAAAACATAAATAGTTGAATAACAATTAAAATGCATTCAATTGTTCTAAAACacacaatgaataaaacatgttgacataAAGACGCACAGGATCCAAACCGGATATCCGGTTCCGCCGGAAGCCCGGCTGCTCTCCGTCCTGCAGAAATggccgctctctctctcacaatgCATTAGCGACAAACCCTGACGGACAGAGCGCGGTATGTCACACGGGCGGAGCTGCTGCAGGCAGACCGGACTCCGCACGGTGTTGTGGTGCTGAACGACGTGTTGTgaggttgtgtgagtgtgttatcTTCAGGAGGACTGAGTCTTGTTGTTAGCTAGCTCGTTAGCCGCACAGCCACCTGTCATTGAGCGCCGCTGTGAAAGTCTGTCGATGGGACAGAAGTAGCAGCTCACACCGGGAGAACTGCCTTTGTTTCCAACAGCGGCTCATTTACTGGTACACCCGCGCCTAGATGCCCGAGCAAGGTCCCAGGATGAATGGTTTTTCTCTTGGTGAACTGTGCTGGCTGTTCTGTTGTCCGCCCTGTCCGAGTCGCATCGCGGCCAAGCTAGCCTTCCTCCCGCCGGAGCCCACGTACTCGGTGCACGCCGATGCTAACGGGGCGACGAGCCTCCACCTCACGGAGCGGGCGGACTGGCAGTACTCCCAGCGGGAGCTCGATGCTGTGGAGGTGTTCAGCACCAGGAGCAGCCGGGGTAACCGGGTGGGATGCATGTTTGTGCGCTGCGCCCCGAACAGCCGGTACACGCTGCTCTTCTCCCACGGTAACGCCGTGGACCTGGGGCAGATGTGCAGCTTCTACATCGGCCTCGGCTCCAGGATCAACTGCAACGTGTTCTCCTACGACTACTCGGGCTACGGAGTCAGCACCGGCAAGCCCTCCGAGAAGAACCTGTATGCGGACATCGAGGCGGCCTGGCAGGTCCTGAGGAACAAGTGAGTATGAGAGAAGTGGACCATGAAGTCTTGTAGCCCtccaacatgcacacactgcaggagacacacacacacacacacctgtgatgTTTAACTCACTACACAGGTGTCCAAACACACAGGCACTGTGCAGGTGCACAGCGTCACACACATGGAGGTGGtggaaacatgaaaacatgttttaatctgtAAACAATCATGGATTAATACGAGACGGTAAACCTTTCACACAGCAGTTTCTGTGGTTTAGTGCTGCTGTAATAATCTGTGTTCATGTTAAAGATGATGTCCGACCAGTTCAGTTCacttagtttgttttattttgcacacGTGCAGTAGACACATTGCCAGATGTGCAATTTCAAGGAAGGCCAATCCACTCAAACACGTCAACTGCAACTTTATTTGCTGTAAGATTGGTATTTCTGCAGATTAGGAGAGAAGTCTGTCTTGATTTAGTCCAGTTGAAAGGTTCTTGGCTACACTGGGTTTTGTGTGACATTCAGGATCTCCATACACAGCGAACCACCATTCACAGCCATTGTTGGTTCACTTCTGTTGACTCATCAAACAAAGCAGGGCCTACTTTGGTTATTTGACTTAATCAAACTTTATGAAATTACAATGTACATAGCAGAAACCAAAATATTGCAATGACTCTTCTTTTTGACTGACtcaatattaaattaaattctaGTTTGCAGTGtcacaatttgatttgattaagtATCTTGACCACTATTCGATGGACTGCTGTAAAATGGTGTACATTCAGTGGTCCTGAGAGGATGAATCGTAATCACTTAAACGACCAAATACCTGCAGGACtcatgacattcccatcagccacAGTTAGTAAATGTTAGCCTGCATGGCTCTTGGACTCCAGTGTCCTCGTCAGCATCAGCTCCCCGGTCAGGTGCAAGTTAAAGTGTTACTTTTTAATCTGTTGTCCGTCTTATTGCCTGACCTTCAGAGTGTCTGTGCAGATACATTGTTTGGGTGTCTAGGCTACAGAAATGGTGCATTTAACACATCCAGTGTGATCACCATGTGAGGGTGTTGAGTCTGCTGTCAGTGGGAATGATATTGACTCAGTTATAGTTAAATTCTAATTTCAAAACCAGACTTTGAGCTTTCGAGTTTAAACAATAAAGGTAGAGGAAACTCAAAATTCAGATTTTGAGCTTGTCTTATGTTAATGTTCCTAATTTCCTAATGATTTTTTCCTTGTTGTGAAGCTGGGTTTTAAGCCTGTTTGGCTCAATGTTGTCACAAGTAAAAACGAGTATGAAACACCGCTCCAGCTGGGTGTCTAATGTGTGTTTGACAGTCAGTGTTATAACCACATCAGGTGACTTCTCAACCAGTGTGAAGCGTTGGATTTTGCATCTAGTGGATCCCTCTCCATAAACCTTCCACAGAGTGTATTACAAGTACcaggaaacagagagatttgtgtgcagcagtgttgcTCTCATACTGAGCtgtgaaatgttaaatttagGAGGCAGTACTGCAGCCTTGGACATCTGGTGCCCTGCAACAGGTGAATTGTTATCTAAAACAACAGTAGATGTGTGTTGCTCAGCAGCTTGTTGGATCGGTGACCATTCTCTCTGAGACTCTTCTCTGTGCAAGGAAGAGTTTGTCGTCTTTGTAGGTTGTTGAGGCTGTTTGGGTATTCTGATGTTAGGAGCTCATCTTGGTCTCTGATACAGTTTAGAGCTGACCTTTGTGCTGTGGGCTGTGTTCGTCAAAGCAAACTACAGTGTGTCGCTTTTTATTGTGGTTATCACTTTATATATCgacctttatttgtttttcattgtagCAGCCAGTGGAACACCCATACTGTACTGGTATCTGGACTTCCACCCGAGAAGCTGTAAACATCACTGTCTTTAGTAACATCCAGTGCTTCAAACAGTGCATCACATCTAGACGTGTATACTGTAACTTCGATTAGGCAATTagcctgttttgaaaacagcagcagaggagtgaGTGAGCAGCTACATAGTCTCTGACATGCAGCAGAGACTGACTGACCACTGCTCAGTATAGCATGAACCGCAACAGTGCTGCTCTCCTGTAAAGACATGGCCGGGTGGAGCCGGGTGGAGCCGGGTGGAGCCGGGGCATTGGGTCACCAGAGGACCCTTTACAAGAGTGTGTGATTAACTAACTACATTTAGGAATCCAAACAGACGAGTGCTGTCAGGGGATTTTTAAATCTATCTAATTAGATAAACCATTAATTATTTGTGATTGATTCATCTAAATTAGTTGCACACACCACTATTTTCCATAAGCATTTAAAAGTAGAGGTCGATGTTTTATCAGCTCCAatattttattagtttattctcaggttcagctgctatgttttattttgaattcctgtttgcaggactttgcacttaatatattttttacatgtttacaatgtcTGGTTACTGTTTGATTGCtactagggctgaacgatatggacaaaatttcatatctcgatattcatgccaggtatctcgatatcgatacgatatgactacgggttcggtgaaaaccaagcatttttcagaaaaatagagattattttaagccatatacaaatggttgatagagaaatctttaccaaataatcacaaactcgctacagagacaaatatatttgaagtaacatcagtaaagggagggagaagatcaaacgaactatgtgcatttttacaagatgaacgatgacatcctaatctggagagaaagagtgagagtgaagatcgagactcagcagcttcaggttatcactggtaaagtaccagtggaatctagaaagactaagaagtcagagaattaacggatcaaaacagactatacggtctcaaatccacagagcgagcggccgcagcgtccgctcctgctgccccagccagcccccccacatacacacctgccgcctgcagccgtgtgagaggacagagagccggcgctgctgcaggggagccgcagactgatgactctgagcagcaggagaattacaatatcATATATTTCTcacctttcccctgatgatctgaataacagtgtttcctctacattcatttaggagtggcggcaCGCAACTCCTAAATCCTAGCCGTCGCtccttcagattttttttcttcttttttttaaattgtcgcAAATACAGCACCGCCGCATcatccaccttcacagcagagtcctgcactgggtcgggtgtcgcgagtgctgaggtaaactagataactatcttgctcagtatctactctttggagtagatccCCTCCAAAGATCTTACTGGTGCCATCgacgttaattactcgcgagagcgcggccttgaaagtgacatcacgtcgagcacccaggcaccaggtcggagagtcagaggagtgtcatcttgaaaacagggcaacgactcaccggagaaaaggtagacttattagcttaagaaaacttatcatagattttataagttcacTAGACATtctcaaaatattgatggccagctaaggttacgtaacgtatcggtagcttaattatttggcccggtgccaactcaactcagtgtcgctaacgtgagtaaactaattgatagcattaagcgaatatatacacgccatggtgtaactgctgactgcattttctgatgagcttgttcaaatatttctcaaaacccagaaaaattgattgttctgagcctgggtgcaatctttgccactgattctacagccccatcaagaaattattattcattgttttattcatttttttattttattgttgtatttttgttagtattttttatttttacattcagcctttaaagagcccttttccatgccagccattcagtaaaaagggggattatgctgggcataaaagtaaaatcagcagtcaagtgtcatttgttgaCGCCTCCCCGGCTCCCCGGAGAGCTGCTGAAagaaatcctagaggaaacactggaataagtcgctaaatttgttgctagtcgctttttagaaataaagtcgctaagacggtctgaaaagtcgctaaactagctagaaagtcgccaagttgtgtgtccgtctccgtctccctcactcccgccctcgtatgtttgtcattggctggcttcagctgtcgatccacagcaagcatgaaataagctttgtggttggctggccttagcggtgcattcaagggcaatcgtaaaaaggaCGTTTGTTttgactgccagagctgtacgtgcagggcgagcggggtaatctgtatcgtttatatcgttgctttttcgatatgaacatcttgaatgttcatatttAGATtggggctgggcgatatggcctaaaaaaaaaatctctgatttttttacaaaatatcaGATTCACGATTTAAAtcgattttttcccccctccactTAAAATCAATTTGCAGATGACAGAGAAGTTGTTGAAAAcaagttttaattttattttattttgattttccCTTCTGAGGTTAAAGGGAAATCATGAACAAgccaaaaaaaagagatggGAAGCCCTGcctgccattgtaaacagtgaCAATGTAACTTTCAGTAAGCTTTATCTGTTTCAAACTGACTCAATACCCCCTCAAACTCACTTAGATAAATAAGTCACACATACAATTATAAGACCTTTTTTAGGTTGataaagtgcaaacaaaacatttacctGAACATGTTTTGCATAGTAAAAAGGTGCCTGAGGTATACAAAAGTATTTGGTCACTATTTTGACAAagagtttttttattgtttaaaaatgtgttttattatgcacgcgcacacacacacacacacacacacacacagagtatgGAGCATGTACTGTGTATAATTATGATTAATCATGTAGATTTTGTGGAAATATTGGTTTAGTATAATGCATCATTTACATCATGCAGCTCTTGATATCACTTGATTCTTACCTATAGCACAGTTCAATCTGTGCCCGAAGCACTGAAGGCTGGCTGGGCCACCCATTGTCTCTCAGGGCTTTGAGCATGTTGGTGCCACTGTCAGTCGTCATGCAGGTGGGTCGGTCCTCCGGAAGATTCCACGAGCTCAGGGCGTCTTTTAAGCCTTGGGCAATTATTTCGCCTTTGTGTTCATCGTGAAAGTATGCCGTTTGGAGTCAGACGCTTCGCAGAGTCCAGtcatcatttatgaaatgcAGCGTTAAACTTAGATAAGGCTGCATCACTCTGCTGGACCACAGATCGGTTGTCGCAGAGTAGAACGACACCCCGTCCAGCTCCGCGGCGATCCTCTGGCGTGTACTGTTATACAGCTGAGGCAAGGCAACATCAGAAAAATATTTGCGGCTTGGTAGCACGTACCTGGGGTCCAAAACTTTCAGCAGGTGAATAAACCCCGGCTTTTCCACGTTGTATATGGGCACCATGTCCTTTGCAATATACATCGCGACTGCATCCGTGATCGCTTTCCACCGGGCACCCTTCTTATCATATGGGATACAGTTTGTAAATGTTTCCAAGACGCTCGGTTGTTTGTGGTGGCGGTGcttgggctgccgcggtcttgtTCCTTTCGTAGGGAGCAACACCTCTCCCACTCGGCAGCATGCCTCTGTTTGTTTGAGGTGCTGCAGTAAATTGGTCGTGCAGCTTCCTTTGGTAGCAACAGccaaacaaactttgcagcgaGGTGCTGTTTGTTCCATGTCCGACGCCACAAACCCGAACCAATTCCAAATAACTGAAGAAACGTTTCCTTTCTTGGGGATGAGATATTCACTGCTCGCCgccatgttgtttgtttatcaAGCGTGCCGCGCGCGCTctgaactacgggagcccagCAGGGGGGGAAATCGATTTTCACTAAAACAAATCAACGTAAAGTACAAATTCGAATTAATCGATAAAAtcgatttatcgcccagccctaatttagatatagatacgataacgatctatcgttcagccctaattGCTACTGTATGTTCAACCAaccactgttttgtttctgcggctacatttgatttattttaattttaagaaGTTTGATTACAATCTGTTTTAGATTTGAATGCatatttgttttagtttttttacatatttactaTGTTTGttgactgtttgttttgtcttgggTAGGAAGGTCTGGTGCCTTTTAGTGTCTTCCACATGGTGGAAGGAAGGTAAAAGGTGGAAGGTATacaatttattattaattcaacaacggtatcggatcggtatcAGGTATTGACAGATACACAAAGCCCAGGCATCAGTATTGGTATCAGGATTGAAAAAGTcggatcggtgcatccctactGTAGTCTCTCTCTCATTTAAAGTCCCGCCCACAGCACTTTCTGATTGGGTACCCAGTTATACCACTGGAAATGCCCAATGAATGTGCTGTCTGCAAGTGACCGCTTGCCCGTATGAGTTGGTGGTTTTACATTTTAGATGTATCGTTAGCCGTTAGGGATGCAACAACATACTAAGTTTtacaatatacaatacaatatttacaatatatttaCTTCCAAAAACACTGCACACATCAGACCAGTCTTGCTAACTTTTATTAACAATTTAGCTGTCTCTGCTCAGTGCCATGAGAAAATATTAAAGCTTGCTGTGCGGTAGCACATGCATTGTCTGTGACTAAAACAATGTCTTTGCCAGTAATGTTCTATTTGATGGTCACATTACAGTGTAGGTCTGCAAGATTAGCTCCTGCAGGACTCATTCAAGGCTCTAGTCTGCAGGACATGAGAGGATGGAGATGAGTCTTTTGCAATATAATGGGCCTCTATGGTGATGTAATCCTCTATGGCCTGTGAGCTCCACGAGTCCCAGGTAAGCGCTACTTGTTTGGCTCTGCTCAGCAGTTCTTTTACTTGTCACTTTACCTTGTTGTAGATTATGGGCATGGCTGACTCATGATGTGATAAGATCCACAATGAGTTGTTCTTGATAACGAGCGTATCGAGAATTGAGGAATGACGTGCAAGATTTGTTTGCATGACAGCAGGTTTCAGCTGTGGAAGGGTTTAGAAGTCAGTAGAGAGCAAAACTAAGGACTAATATCAACTCTCTCATGCAAGCTGCACTGATGTGATGATCACAGACAAATTGTAAAGCAGCATGAACCACTGAATCACATGATGCATGACACATTTCAAAGGAGATGAATTTACATGCATTACAAAACATCACCAGAATCTGTTGCTGATAAAAATGTCACTTGAAATTGATGTTTTCCATGCACTAAAAGAAACATGGTTTAATGTAAACCAACTTCACCCTGAGCTTTTCAGTAAGAGACTTGATGTGAAGTTTGAAAGACGGGTTCTCTTGGTGGATAATCCTCGCTATTTGTAAGTTTAGACTCGTTCAGTCACCTTTTTTGTCCAAATCCAGACCCCAAGGGCTTCTTGTTTATTTCCAAGCAGAACAGCAAACGTTTCGTATATTGACAAAGGTTTTAGATTTATTTCAAAGGACTGCAGAAAAGGTGATTTGTGTAGTTTTCATACTGCTGACATTTAGTTTCAGGTGTATTAAAACAACAGAAGTAGAGACTTGACTGCTC from the Sparus aurata chromosome 4, fSpaAur1.1, whole genome shotgun sequence genome contains:
- the abhd17c gene encoding alpha/beta hydrolase domain-containing protein 17C; the encoded protein is MPEQGPRMNGFSLGELCWLFCCPPCPSRIAAKLAFLPPEPTYSVHADANGATSLHLTERADWQYSQRELDAVEVFSTRSSRGNRVGCMFVRCAPNSRYTLLFSHGNAVDLGQMCSFYIGLGSRINCNVFSYDYSGYGVSTGKPSEKNLYADIEAAWQVLRNKYGVTPENIILYGQSIGTVPTIDLAARYECAAVILHSPLMSGLRVAFPDTRKTYCFDAFPSIDKVSKVASPVLVIHGTEDEVIDFSHGLAMYERCPRAVEPLWVEGAGHNDIELYAQYLDRLKQFISFELPTS